TACAGGCAAATTAGTCAAGGAGACTGAAATAAAATAATAACTTAATTTTCCCTTAATTTACAAATAATGTTTTTTGCAACCTCGATACAGCTACTTGATCTGATATTTTTTGATAATTCCATAAATTTATCCCGAAAAATTTTGTCTTTTTTTCTCCATTTCTCTAACATGTTACGAAAATGTTTCTAGAATTCCAGATTACTTTTATATATAGATTCTCCTGATTTATTCTTTATTTATCTAATTTTTATATATTATCTCCGATTTTTTTACAAAAACCAATTGATTCCTACAAAAAATAATGACACAAATTGTTATTTTAAAATTAACATTATGACATAAAATGATAAATTTAGACATTTTTTGTCGATAAGTTATATATTGTGTTTTTTCGTAATTTTCGTATAATTTAGACAGTAACAAAATATTTTATAAGGAGATGTTGTTAAAAATGAAAAAATCACTAAAAGTCCTTTCTCTTTGCACCGCGTTAGCCACTCTCTTGCCTATCAATGTTTTCGCTTCGATGACTGAAAAAGTTGAGCATCAGGTACAATCCGCTGATGCTCCCGCAAAAGGTGAATTTAAAGATGACGAAATACTGGTGAAATTCAAACAATCTTTAGCACCTATTGACACAGAACAAATTCATTCTACCCTAGGTGGTGAAGAAGTAGAAGAGTTGGGTAACGGAACTTCAGAATGGCAATTAGTAAAAGTTCCAGATGGACAAGCTGAGGAATTCAAACAAAAATATTTATCGGATCCCAATGTAGAATCTGTTGAGTACAACATGCTGTATCATGTAGATTACACACCAAACGATCCTCTGATCAGCAGCCAATGGCACCACAAAAAAATCAATTCATATGAGGCATGGGATGTTATTAAAGGGTCCACAAAGAAAATAGCTATTTTAGACACAGGTGTTCAATTAGACCATCCTGATCTAAAGGATAGCCTGTTGCCTGGAACTAGCTTTGTCCCTGGTGTAACCTCTCCCAATGATGACCATGGCCATGGTACGCATTGCGCAGGTCTAGCTGCAGCTATCGGTGACAATGGTATTGGGGTAAGCGGGGTTGACGGTTCAGCTAAAATTATCCCGGTAAAAGTTCTAAATGCTCAAGGTTCAGGCTACACCTCTGACATCATCAAGGGAGTAACTTGGGCTGCTGATAATGGCGCTGACATTATCTCTATGTCACTTGGGGGCGGTGCTTTCCAACAATCCTTCCAAGATGCTATTAACTATGCTTGGGGTAAAAACAAAATCATCGTAGCTGCCGCAGGTAACAACGGATCTTCCTCTCTTACCTATCCTGCTGCCTACAACAACGTACTTGCTGTAGCTGCTACTGATTCTAACGATGGACTAGCTTATTTCTCCAACTATGGAAAATGGGTTGACATTGCTGCTCCTGGTGTATCAGTATACTCCACTTACAAAAACAGTGGCTACACCAATATGTCTGGTACGTCCATGGCTACTCCAGTTGCTGTATCTGTTCTAGCATTAACTTGGGGTAAACAACCGAATGCTACAAACCAACAAATCGTCGATCGTGTATTATCTACAGCCGATCAAACATCTGCTACAGGCACTAGCTACCAAAATGGTCGCGTAAATGCATACAAAGCAGTTAACGGATTTTAATTCCAACATAACAAGATCGGTTGATACAAATTGAGCCTTTGCCTTTGAACAACCAGTTACTTCAAAGACTTAGCTAGATGGGAGCGAATCAACAGCATGACAATGAGCAATCAAGCTGAATGTACATTCTAAAAACAGCCCTATGACTGGATGGCATTACTCCACTCCAAGACAGGGCTGTTTTCATTATTGCTAAGTTTACATACATCGTATTGCAATACAAGATACATCGTTATACAATATAAAAAATAAAAGGAGCTGAGCCTATTGGATAAGGAACTAATGAAAGGGAGCATTGACATTTTATTACTCTCCTTAATTGCTGAACGTGATATGTATGGCTATGAAATCACAAAAGAATTAAAGGAAAAAAGTGATAATTTATACCACATGAGTGAAGGCACTCTTTACCCCGCTTTAAATCGACTACATAAAAAGGGATGGGTCACCTCCTATTGGGGAGATAATGAAGCTCAAGGAAGACGCAAATACTATCAGATTACAGATGCTGGAGCAGAGGAGTTACAGCGAAAAGTATCGGATTGGAATACAATTCACTCACTGGTGAGTAAGGTTGCCAATGGCTTTGTATGAGTCGGCTAGAAGAGTATGTCTCCTCTATTTTATCTCATGGAGAATTTAGTGAGCAGGATCGAATTGAGCTAGCAGAAGAATTTCTAGACCATCTGTACCAGTTGCAACGTGACTATCTGCAAGCCGGTTATTCCAAGGAAGAGGCAGAGCGATTAGCTATTTGTGATTTTGGTGGCGAGCAGGAGATTGGTCAAGAATTACAGGAATCCCAAGCTCCCCACTATCGTCTATTATTACTGCTGGTGGGAGCAGGCACCATTTTGTTCACCATTCTCTATTACCTATACGCCTTGTTTATTTTACAGGCATTTCTCCCTCTTCCTATGGTAATTGGAATGCTGCTTGGGAGTTCGTTGCTTTGGTTCTATTGGAATCCAGAACATATTTTCCAGCGCAAGCTGTTGATCAGCACGATTCTTATTCTACTCACCTTCTCTTTTTTGTATTGGGGATATGTCGGCTTTCTTGGAACAAAATGGATTCGTAATTTCTTGTTAGCCAACACAGCTTTGTTACTCATTCTCTCTTGGATTACGCTCGTATTGACGGCTTGGAAAAAACCTTTACACCTAACCCTCTCGGAGCGTAAACGAAGAAATGTAATCCATACAGCAAATCTATCCTTATTATTAATAATGCTATATCCGCTTATCAAATGGTTTAGTGGCATTCTACTTTTCGGCTGGTTTTTTGCTATTTTTCCTGTCTGTTTTCTCCTTGGCTGGGCCTGTCTTTATTGGGTTCAATACAAGTTAATTGGGAGAATACCGGTTTTAGGATTACTGTTTGGAATGTCCTCTGCTGTTATTGTCGGCCTTCTTTGCTCTGTCTAACTTAAAAATATAGAGGTGATCAAAATGAACAAAAAAACACGCAATTGGTTACTTTTAGGAATGGCATTTTGCTTAACAATCGGTCTGTGGGCGACAGGCTCCCTGTACGCATCCAACACTGGAAAGAATGTAGGAAAAACAGGTTTAGAAGCAGGGATTGATATTGCTCCAGATGACTCTAAGCTGCTTTTTTCCTACTCGATTAATGGGATAGCTAGTCTTTATACAGCAAATCCAGATGGAACAGACGTCAAAAGGCTAGTCAGTCTTTCTGGTCATTCCTTGCTTCAGCCCGTCTACTCCAGCAACGGGAAAAAAATCCTTACTCTAGCTCGACCTATAGAAGCAGAGAAAAAGACAGTGGAGCAAGCCCTCTATGTGATGAATGCCGATGGCTCTGAGCTACATCTTTTATCAGAGCCTCATGATCTGATCACAGACGCCGTTTTTGCTCCTGATAATCAAACCGTCTATTATTTAAAAGCCGGAGTATTTAAAAATTACTCTCCAATCGCTTCTAAGCGCCCCCATGATTATGATCTTTTTTCTATTGATGTACAAGGGAAGAATAAGCGGCAAATTACACACACTAAAGAATATCAGATGTCAGACCTGTCAATATCATCGGATGGACAGAAGCTATTCTTCACCAAATTTACCAATACTTCTGATAATCGCGACTTTAGCCAAGATAAGCTTTCGTTATTTGCTACCGATTTACAGGGAAAAACGCTGGCTAGCTATCTACCAGTCAATGAGGTACTCGGAACTCCTGAGATGTATGATGTTCATATTTCACCAGATAATACGCAGATCGCCTTCTCTGCCGTTTCACCTGCCTCATCAAACAAAACGTTTGAGTATGAATTGTTTACCATGGATGTAGCTACAAAACAGGCTAAGCAAATCACCACTTTACATAAGCATACTGATTCACCTGTCTATTTTCATAAACAGAACAAGCTACTTTTCTTAGAAGATATCGGCTGGCCTGCTGAATCCACATATCAGCTTAGGACCGTAAACACGGACGGCTCTGATCTGCAAACACTACAGATCGCTGTGCCAAAATAAATATCTCCCACCATATCAGTGGTAGCTTGCCTCTCTTGGAAAGCGTTCGATTACAAAAGCATGACGATTTATCATATTGTTCAAAACATAAAAAGCGCAAAAGATATCTATTACTTAGACTATCTTCTTGCGCTTTCATCTTAGTCTAGCTTGATCGGATGTATTTAGCCTTCCTTCTATAGTTTCCGTTCATGCCCCTCTGCCTGCACCATAATTTCTGGACTTGTAATGCTACCGCTCACTCTTCTTTCCGATTCATCAGTTTGATTTGTTTGGGCCAGACGAATCTGAAACGGCATTTCAAAAATCTCTTCTGCACGTGCTTGAATTACATACTCGGCTCGCAAGGGTTCTGGCTCAGTAGTGTTATCATCGAATAGATGAAAGGGCATATCTATGGAAAAATGGACTTCTTGGCCACCGTAATTTTTAATACGAAATTGACAGCTTCCTTTCATTAGCCCATCTGTGTCACTTTGATAGTGGCAGAAGCTTCTTTTTTTCTCATAATCAAGGGCATAGACACCATTGGCAATAAAAGATTGAAACCCGCTTAAAAGAAGATACGTTGCAACGGGCACAGCAATCCATAGTGTCACAATTGTTTTACCTGCTCCGTATTCTTTCAGGAAAAGGACAAGCACACAGATAAATAATAAGAGAAGGAATATACCATCTACGTGGAATGACTCTATTCTGGTAGGAATGCCTATCTGCTGTAAAAGGCGGTATAATAGCGTGGTATTATGTGGAAAGGAGGCTTTCAGAAGGAGCAACAAAGCTAAACTAATCCAAGCCGCCCAGCGTAGTTTTTGATGTTTTTTAGGGATCAAAGAAACACTCCTTTCTCTTGGCTCAGACTGTCGGCTTACAATTGGGACGTTATCAGCGCACATTCTAGATGGAGAAGGCTTCGTTTTCCTTATTTTACCATTGTTTTCACGATTGCAACATCAACTTCTGCTTTCTTTTTCATTGAAAAGAATTTTTAGTTCATGCTGTTTTGTACCACAAGGAATTCATGCTCAACATGTTCTTAAATTTACTTGGATGGTAATATAAATAATATGGTTATAGGTCTTTAGTAAAGGAAAGCAAGTGTAAGCATCCTTGAATCATTTCAAGCTTTAAAGAACTGAGGTGAATACCAAACCGCATTACATGCGTATTATTGTTGCAATCATGATTTTTAGGTGTACATAACTAAGTAGACAAACCATTATTTTTAACTGATAAGGAGAGAAATGCTATGCTTCGTGATTTGTATGCCCAAGAATGGGAACATTTCCGCAAAGATTACAAGAAAGGTTTTTGGATTGTTACATTCGTGGCTTTAGTCACCGCTGTTGTTTTTTATATGCTCATTGTAAAAAATCCGCAAACGGTTAAAGAGCTGTTGACTACACTTACTCAAGCCTTTGAGGCAAAAGGGATCAAGTCGGGCGGAACACCCACCAATTTTTTCTGGTCTATTTTTAAAAATAATACGCAAGCGACCCTTCTGTCCGTGGTAATCGGAATCATTCCGCTAATTGTTTTACCTGCCTTTTCAGGTATTATCACCATTAGCACGATTAGTATCTTACTTGCGTCTGTTGCGATTCAGAACCAGCCTTGGATAGATATCTTAGTTTACGGAATCCTCCCTCATGGCATTATTGAGATGATTGCTATTTTCTTAAGTGGAAGTGTTGGCATTTTTCTTAGTCTTACTGTGTTTCGCCGCCTATTTTCGCGCAATCGACATCAGTATTCTGTTAAAAATGCGATCCTCCAGTCACTTAAAACCTATATTTTGGTTATTTTACCGCTTGTCTTGCTCGCAGCACTTATTGAAGGCTATGTGACACCCATTCTGATTCACAAGGTCGTATAAACTGTAAACCGCTGCTACTTATGCTATAATACAAGTGAATATTCCCTATTTTTGTAATTAGGAGGATTCCATTTTGTTTTTTTCTAATCCACTTGAGCTTGGTTCACCCATGTTTGATTTTACGTTCTCTTTTATGGCTAACGTGATTCCTGTGATTGTAATTGGTGGCTTTATTTTTGTAATTGGTCGTGCTCTATTTACCTGGACAACTAATAATCATTCTCCCGTCGAAAATAAACAAGCTCACATTGTTTCAAAGCGGGTTCAAGTGTCTGGCGGTTCTGGAAATCATGCTTCCCACACTTCATATTATGTAACCTTTGAATTAGTGAGTGGTGAACGCAAAGAATTTCAATTGTCTGGATCTCAATACGGACTGCTAGCTGAGGGAGACCATGGTATCGTTTCTTATCAAGGAACACGTTTTAAAGGCTTTCAGCGTCAAACTACTTCGGCTTAATACTCCATTTTACATTGATCATACATGAAGCTGTTATTGTTTCTTGGTAAAAATATTGGTTAAATGGTCTAGACTGTTGATTGCAAAAAGACGAGCGCCTGTTTGTTTGAAATGATGTCATATTTCCCTGATCTGACGTTGCTGTTTCAATCAGCAACGTCCTTTTTCGCCGCTTACACATTTCTCCCACAACCATCAGGTACAATCATCACGTACAATAAATGAATTTTGCTCACCGTGCCTATGAATTGGATTTAGGCTTGCATACAAGTCACAGAAATACAAGGAGCGTACCTATGCTAGAAAATATGGATGTCTGGAAAAACATGGCCTTTCATTATCAATTTGCTTTACGCGAATTGGAAACGAAGATCATGATCGTGAATACAGAATGGAAGCTGCAAGATGGATATTCCCCTATTGAACATATTAAAACGCGTTTAAAAGAACCGGCTAGTATCATGAAAAAGCTAGAGCGTAAACGTTTGCCAAAGACTTTAGAAAGCGTGCGAGACAAGCTGTTTGATGTAGCTGGTGTTCGAATCGTTTGTGCCTTTGTTGAAGACATTTATCGCATTGCAGATCATTTTAAACAGCGAGAGGATTTGCGCCTTGTTGAGATTAAGGATTACATAGCCTCTCCAAAGCCAAATGGCTATCAAAGCCTGCATCTCATCGTTCAGGTCCCTCTCGTTCTAAATGAAGGAACACAATGGGTAAATGCAGAAATTCAACTACGGACCTTAGCTATGGATTTCTGGGCGAGCCTTGAGCATATTTTGTACTATAAGTACGACAAGCAGGTGCCGCCTTATGTCTTACATGAATTGACTGAGGCCGCTGAGGCAGCAAATAGCTTGGATCAAAAAATGCTGCGATTGCGTAAAGAAATCTTAAATGGGAAAGAATTTAAAGTAGTTGCCGGAGCCAAGGCATAGCTTTTCTCCCCGTACAAAAGAAAAAGGATAATTGGACGCGTCCCGTACGCTTGCAATTATCCTTTTTTTTCTTATATACGACCATCATATAAAATTTAGCAGGATATTCCTTAGAATCCGAACAAATATTCCTATTTTTAGGGTATAATTTAGAGGGAGGAGGTTTTCATGAATCTCGAATTATATCAAATGACACCCTTAGAGGAATGGATTACAGCTAGGTATCAACGACATGGATTTCTAGCTCCTGAGGAATTACACCTGGAAGAGATTGCAGAGCTATTTGGAGGAGAAATTGCTTTTACAAGATTACCATCCCACGTAAGATGGTGCGAGAATAGTGGAGACTTTCTGATTTTTTTACAGCAGCATCTCTCAGAGGTAGATCGGCGAGCCGAATTTTTTCATGAATTATGTCACCCGTTGCGCCATTCTGGCAATCAGTTGTCATTGCCACCTGCTTTACGCGACTTACAGGAAATGCAAGCCGGACACTTTCAGTTGTATGCAGCTATCCCTTTTTATTTGCTTCAAACCTTACCCATGCCTAAATACGAACGGGATTGGTTACACCAGCTAGCTCTAGCTTTTCGGGTCCCCATCTCATTGGCTTCCCGCCGCTGGGAGCAGATCAAGCGCCGAATCTGGCTAGCACAGGAACAAGAATGGAGTATGATGGTATATCAGCAAAAACAAAGGTCAGCTCTGAAGAGACCTTCTCTTACTCCCGAAACGAAGCGCCTGCTTAGTCAATTGCAAAAACAGCTGTCGAGGGAGTGGGATTAGCTTCTTACATGTTTTCTCCAAGAACCTTGATTCACGGAAGAACTGCGGAAATGAGAATTTAAGCTTTATTCCTGATAGTAATCTAGAAATTTTATTAGCTACCATTTACTTTATGTACGAATGAAAATATGACTATTTTACTCAGCAAGAATTTTTTACTTTATTATGCATTTTACATATTTTAAAAACCTTTACTTATTTTCAACTTATATTTTTAGTACAAATAAGCTTCATTTCCTTGATATAACTTCCTATTGCCAGCAACAGTAGCGTGGTTTTCTTGTTGATTTGGATGCTTTATCTTCATCATTACTCAGATTTGTTGGGATGCGGTATACTTACTCTACTTAAGTGACCGCTTCCTTCTCGTTTTGTTCATCTAACTGCCTATTCAGCTGCAATATCTAAAAATACCGTACTATATACTTCTTTTATATTTTTATCCGTTTTTTTATCATCTTTCAATCCGTAGCCTTTGATTTTGATGACCTCCTTATTTGTTCCTTTTAAAATTCCCATGATATACATTCCATCTTTTATTTTCGGTGCACTTTCATAGGTCATATCGTCTTCGGTAAAAGGAAGGTATGAGCTTGCGCTATCTACAAAATAAATGGAATATTTCCCAGTTTTATAGATTGGCTTATAAGGCTTTTTGGAAGCTTCTTGTAACATATCAGGCATAATAAACAAAGCGTCTAACGTTATATTCTGTTCCTTTATTAATCTATCCAATGTTAGTTCTATAAATTGGACATTCTCTTCGTTAACCGATGGCTTAGATCCTACAACCCCAATATTTAGCATGTTTTTACTTTCTTCCACCGTTTGATTTCCTTGACATCCAGATAAAACAAATAACAATAGGGGCAACACCAAACAAAATATTTTTTTCAACCAGTATTCCTCCTTTAAAGGATTTTAGAAACTCAACTTCAATCTTTACCACTCTTATTCCTGCCAAAATAATTAATTTTTACATTTCTTCCAATTTATCTAACTATAGTTTAGATTCAGTTCCTTTTTTATAATTAACGGGTTAATCATAATTCAATCACTCTATGACCCAAATGATTGACTTTTGAAATAAGAACTATGGAAGGAAGAATGAAAGAAAGAAAGTAAATAAAAAGCTCTCTTTCCCAATGAAAGAGAGCCATGTAGCAGTTGCATTCATGTGTAATTTGTTTCATTTTAATAAGTTTAGTTTATGATTATTTTCTTTTTCGTTTGACCTATGATCCGCTAGCGACATCTACTTGCTTTTTAACAATATGGTGGCCAATATCTAAGCCTTTTGCTAGCAATTCTTCTTTTGTCAAAACCGTCAGCTGTTGATTCTTTGAAGGCATCGGCATCAATCCACCTAGTGGACTGAGCATGCGGCAGTTGGTATCAGTCTCGATCACGACGTACAAGCCCTTCTTTTCCATCTGTTCAATCAGATTCGCCCAACGCTTCGCATCCATTACTTCCGCGTGCTTGGTTAAAACCATGCCCATCTCTTGTGCTAACATTTATAATCCCCTTTTGTGCTCACGTGTTTTCGTAAAAATCTCACGTTACATACAATACAGCCAAAACGCTTTCCAACGCAAAATGCATTTTCACGCAAAATTCCAGCGAAAAATCCATAAATTCAATTAGAAACGTAAAATAGATCGTTCAATCTTGGCCAATCATGATTTTTTGCGTTACTACTCATTTTCTCTCTATTTCCATGATATTTACTTAGGTTTATTTTATTTTTTTCCTCAAATTATTTTCCAAACCCCTACAAACTTTTACCAGCTATCCTCCACTTCAGCCGCCAGAATCGTCTGGCAGCTAATCCAGGACACCCCGTGCTTTGTCTGCAGCTTAAGTCGTTGTGATACAGGATCAACATGCAGAGCATGCCCGATCATGCATTTCTCCCCCGTATCATCGTAATAACGCAATGTCAGCAAACGCTTTTGTTGTAAGCCTTGAAATAATGTGGCGCTAATACTGGCACGATCCTCTTCATCTAGATTAGGCGGACAGTATCTCTCTTGCTCTGCTTTCATTCGCAGATATAGCTCCCGATGCTCTGGCAAAATAAATCGGCTAGTCGCAAAAAGATTTTCCTTCTTGGAAACAGGCTTATTTTTCATGATCGTCACTGCTTTCTTTTTCCATTTTTTACTTATACAAAAAGTACAGATATTTACAAGAATAGTTGTCTTACATATAATTGTTGTAGCAAGTATTTTTGAAGAAAGGAGGAGCCCCTTTGACCAAACAAATTGTTTCGGAGGACTCTATCGGCTTTATGCTAGGGCAGACCTACCGCAAAATCGTTTATCTGCTCTCTTCACGCTTAAAGGATTTTGACATTACGACGGAGCAATTTTCCCTTCTGTATCAATTGGATAAACAAGACGGGATCAATCAAAAAGAACTAGCACACCGTACATCTAAAGATCAACCATCAACAACCCGGATTTTAGATGCACTGTATAAAAAAGGCTTGATTCACAAAAAAACGTCTGAAAATGATCGCCGCGCTTTTTTGCTTTTCTTAACCGATGCTGGCAAAGAAATGGTCAAACAGACACTCCCCATCGAGCAACAAACGATTCAGGAAGCACTCCAGAACATCTCGGATGCTGATCTAGCGTTTATGAAACAGCTTTTACAACAAATGAGTGAGAATGCTCAAAAACAGATAGAGTCTTAGGAGTGGTACGTTTTGATAGGAGAACAAGAGAAACTTTGGTCTAAACAATTTATATTGTTAACAATTTGTAATCTGCTGTTATTTCTTAATTTACAAATGATCCTTCCCGCTTTTCCGGCCTATGTGAAAGAAACCTTCTATGCTAATGATTTTACGATTAGTCTAGTAACAAGTCTTTTTGCCTTGTCTGCTATTGTGACACGGCTATTCGCAGGTGAGTTGTTAAAGCGGGGAAAGATCACTTTCCTATTATTCACGGGCTTAGCAATTGCTGCTCTCTCTACAGCCGGCTATTATTGGTGCGGAACTATTGCTGTCTTGCTTGTTATGCGCGTTTGTTACGGGATTGGCTTTGGGATGTCTAGTACCACCTTTCCCACAATGGTTTCTCATGTCATTCCCATTCGCCGTATAGGAGAAGGCATGGGTTACTTCGGTTTATCTACCAGCCTAGCTATGTCTATCGCACCAATGATTGGATTATGGGTATTAGCAACGTATGGCTTTGGTACATTAACTGCCTCTTCTACCCTATTGATTTTATTGATCTTCCCTTTGCTGTACCTCGTTTTACCCAAGCAACAATCAATAGCAACGGAAAATGCTGAGTCTATTAGACAAACGGACCCTAAGACGTTCACTATGCAATCCACGTACAAAACCATGTCATCCAATAGTAGCTCTTCCTTTTTGGATAAAAACGTCTTGCTTCCTTGCCTGTTAAATCTGTTGCTATCAGTTACCTATGGCGGATTACTGAGCTTTTTGGCCTTATTTGGAAAAGAAATGCAAATTGACAATGTAGGTAACTTCTTTTTGTTTAATGCACTAGCGATTCTGTGTATTCGTCCGCTTTCTGGCAAGATTTTTGACCAAAAAGGGCATGTAGCTGTTTTGATTCCAGGTGCTTTATTGGTAATCGCTGGTCTGCTTTCTCTTTCCTTTACGACTGGTATGATCGGTCTAATTGGTTCGGCTGTGTTGTATGGACTCGGTTATGGAACTCTCCAGCCTTCCATGCAAGCGTGGATCATTAAGGAAGTAAGTCCAGATAAGCGAGGAATGGCTAATGCTGCCTTTCTCAACTCGATTGACTTAGGAGTTGCCATCGGTTCTATGTTGCTCGGCGTAGTAGCAGCTAGTGCCAATTATGCAATCATGTATCGCATCTCTGCTTTAGCCATGGTGACCTATTTGCTCGTTTATTTATTCTTCTTAATGACACGTGGAAAACGCATGAAAAGAGAGCTAGCCAAGCACGCTGAGAACGTAAAAATGTAACCGTTGCGAGTAGAATCATGCACGCCAGATGGGTAGTGCATACAACGCTGGTATCATTCACTAGCGACCGTTTCCTGCATCACCTTGTTGCGTCTCTCCCGTCAGCCATTGTTGGACGCGCTCCTGACATTCTGCCCGCAATAATTCGGGGGAATAGAGGAATTCGTGTACATAGCCGTTCAACCGAACCTGTACGCGATATAAGCCTTCTTTGGTCTGTGCGCCAATCACCTCGCATCCTCTGTCTAGTAGGGCTCTGCGCAGATCATGATGTCTACGCTCTGCCCAACGTGACAGATGCTCTAATAAATGGATATAGGACAGAGACAATGGAATCTGTCGCAAAGTCTGCTGATCCACCATCGCTACTTTAAATAACAAGCCAAATAAAATAGATTCACGCACGTGCTCCTGCCACTCGGGTGGCACGGTTGACTGGCTCATTTATAATGTCCTCCAATCTTGTGTGCCCTCTCCTTCACTTGACCAGCCGAGAGTATCGATACTGCGCGCATAATCGCATCATTGCCAAAGCGAGATCGAATTCCATCCATGGTGTAGGCAAGAGAACGCTTTTTCAT
The nucleotide sequence above comes from Brevibacillus laterosporus LMG 15441. Encoded proteins:
- a CDS encoding S8 family peptidase, translating into MKKSLKVLSLCTALATLLPINVFASMTEKVEHQVQSADAPAKGEFKDDEILVKFKQSLAPIDTEQIHSTLGGEEVEELGNGTSEWQLVKVPDGQAEEFKQKYLSDPNVESVEYNMLYHVDYTPNDPLISSQWHHKKINSYEAWDVIKGSTKKIAILDTGVQLDHPDLKDSLLPGTSFVPGVTSPNDDHGHGTHCAGLAAAIGDNGIGVSGVDGSAKIIPVKVLNAQGSGYTSDIIKGVTWAADNGADIISMSLGGGAFQQSFQDAINYAWGKNKIIVAAAGNNGSSSLTYPAAYNNVLAVAATDSNDGLAYFSNYGKWVDIAAPGVSVYSTYKNSGYTNMSGTSMATPVAVSVLALTWGKQPNATNQQIVDRVLSTADQTSATGTSYQNGRVNAYKAVNGF
- a CDS encoding PadR family transcriptional regulator → MDKELMKGSIDILLLSLIAERDMYGYEITKELKEKSDNLYHMSEGTLYPALNRLHKKGWVTSYWGDNEAQGRRKYYQITDAGAEELQRKVSDWNTIHSLVSKVANGFV
- a CDS encoding permease prefix domain 1-containing protein translates to MSRLEEYVSSILSHGEFSEQDRIELAEEFLDHLYQLQRDYLQAGYSKEEAERLAICDFGGEQEIGQELQESQAPHYRLLLLLVGAGTILFTILYYLYALFILQAFLPLPMVIGMLLGSSLLWFYWNPEHIFQRKLLISTILILLTFSFLYWGYVGFLGTKWIRNFLLANTALLLILSWITLVLTAWKKPLHLTLSERKRRNVIHTANLSLLLIMLYPLIKWFSGILLFGWFFAIFPVCFLLGWACLYWVQYKLIGRIPVLGLLFGMSSAVIVGLLCSV
- a CDS encoding TolB family protein; translated protein: MNKKTRNWLLLGMAFCLTIGLWATGSLYASNTGKNVGKTGLEAGIDIAPDDSKLLFSYSINGIASLYTANPDGTDVKRLVSLSGHSLLQPVYSSNGKKILTLARPIEAEKKTVEQALYVMNADGSELHLLSEPHDLITDAVFAPDNQTVYYLKAGVFKNYSPIASKRPHDYDLFSIDVQGKNKRQITHTKEYQMSDLSISSDGQKLFFTKFTNTSDNRDFSQDKLSLFATDLQGKTLASYLPVNEVLGTPEMYDVHISPDNTQIAFSAVSPASSNKTFEYELFTMDVATKQAKQITTLHKHTDSPVYFHKQNKLLFLEDIGWPAESTYQLRTVNTDGSDLQTLQIAVPK
- a CDS encoding stage II sporulation protein M, with product MLRDLYAQEWEHFRKDYKKGFWIVTFVALVTAVVFYMLIVKNPQTVKELLTTLTQAFEAKGIKSGGTPTNFFWSIFKNNTQATLLSVVIGIIPLIVLPAFSGIITISTISILLASVAIQNQPWIDILVYGILPHGIIEMIAIFLSGSVGIFLSLTVFRRLFSRNRHQYSVKNAILQSLKTYILVILPLVLLAALIEGYVTPILIHKVV
- a CDS encoding DUF2500 domain-containing protein produces the protein MFFSNPLELGSPMFDFTFSFMANVIPVIVIGGFIFVIGRALFTWTTNNHSPVENKQAHIVSKRVQVSGGSGNHASHTSYYVTFELVSGERKEFQLSGSQYGLLAEGDHGIVSYQGTRFKGFQRQTTSA
- a CDS encoding GTP pyrophosphokinase; amino-acid sequence: MLENMDVWKNMAFHYQFALRELETKIMIVNTEWKLQDGYSPIEHIKTRLKEPASIMKKLERKRLPKTLESVRDKLFDVAGVRIVCAFVEDIYRIADHFKQREDLRLVEIKDYIASPKPNGYQSLHLIVQVPLVLNEGTQWVNAEIQLRTLAMDFWASLEHILYYKYDKQVPPYVLHELTEAAEAANSLDQKMLRLRKEILNGKEFKVVAGAKA
- a CDS encoding ImmA/IrrE family metallo-endopeptidase, whose protein sequence is MNLELYQMTPLEEWITARYQRHGFLAPEELHLEEIAELFGGEIAFTRLPSHVRWCENSGDFLIFLQQHLSEVDRRAEFFHELCHPLRHSGNQLSLPPALRDLQEMQAGHFQLYAAIPFYLLQTLPMPKYERDWLHQLALAFRVPISLASRRWEQIKRRIWLAQEQEWSMMVYQQKQRSALKRPSLTPETKRLLSQLQKQLSREWD
- a CDS encoding YolD-like family protein codes for the protein MKNKPVSKKENLFATSRFILPEHRELYLRMKAEQERYCPPNLDEEDRASISATLFQGLQQKRLLTLRYYDDTGEKCMIGHALHVDPVSQRLKLQTKHGVSWISCQTILAAEVEDSW
- a CDS encoding MarR family winged helix-turn-helix transcriptional regulator, which translates into the protein MTKQIVSEDSIGFMLGQTYRKIVYLLSSRLKDFDITTEQFSLLYQLDKQDGINQKELAHRTSKDQPSTTRILDALYKKGLIHKKTSENDRRAFLLFLTDAGKEMVKQTLPIEQQTIQEALQNISDADLAFMKQLLQQMSENAQKQIES
- a CDS encoding MFS transporter, giving the protein MIGEQEKLWSKQFILLTICNLLLFLNLQMILPAFPAYVKETFYANDFTISLVTSLFALSAIVTRLFAGELLKRGKITFLLFTGLAIAALSTAGYYWCGTIAVLLVMRVCYGIGFGMSSTTFPTMVSHVIPIRRIGEGMGYFGLSTSLAMSIAPMIGLWVLATYGFGTLTASSTLLILLIFPLLYLVLPKQQSIATENAESIRQTDPKTFTMQSTYKTMSSNSSSSFLDKNVLLPCLLNLLLSVTYGGLLSFLALFGKEMQIDNVGNFFLFNALAILCIRPLSGKIFDQKGHVAVLIPGALLVIAGLLSLSFTTGMIGLIGSAVLYGLGYGTLQPSMQAWIIKEVSPDKRGMANAAFLNSIDLGVAIGSMLLGVVAASANYAIMYRISALAMVTYLLVYLFFLMTRGKRMKRELAKHAENVKM